From one Lycium ferocissimum isolate CSIRO_LF1 chromosome 5, AGI_CSIRO_Lferr_CH_V1, whole genome shotgun sequence genomic stretch:
- the LOC132057820 gene encoding uncharacterized protein LOC132057820, whose product MIETYRPYIVSKIVRWNLPMPSWFNCNSDGASRGNPGPSSVAFCIRDSEGDLVHTAARRISYESNLVAEAMALQEGIKYCVTNDLLPVILETNSMTLEMILTGQCEVSWSISLIIKGEHHFNSYQSLLRKA is encoded by the exons ATGATTGAAACATACAGACCATATATAGTGAGCAAGATAGTGAGATGGAATTTGCCTATGCCAAGCTGGTTTAATTGTAACTCAGATGGTGCTTCTAGAGGAAATCCAGGGCCAAGCTCAGTGGCATTTTGTATTAGGGACTCTGAGGGAGACCTGGTGCATACTGCAGCTAGAAGAATATCATATGAATCAAACTTAGTTGCTGAAGCAATGGCTTTACAAGAGGGGATTAAATACTGTGTGACAAATGATCTATTGCCTGTAATCTTGGAGACTAATTCAATGACTCTTGAAATGATCTTGACAGGACAATGTGAAGTATCATGGAGTATTTCTTTGATCATAAAGG GAGAACATCATTTCAATAGTTACCAATCACTTCTAAGGAAAGCATGA
- the LOC132058412 gene encoding wound-induced protein 1: MNSETENKNKAIVKTLYKALACTYGDTKNVTGLIADDLEWWFHGPQNCHYMMKLLTGEISSKNNSFKFEPRSVDAIDDLVIVEGWEGAKAYWVHVWTLKDGISTQFREYFNTWLTVTELRPTGWVRSATTLWQSHPRDLAKRSLPGIMLAI; this comes from the coding sequence ATGAACTCAGAAAcagaaaacaagaacaaggCCATAGTGAAAACTCTTTACAAGGCATTAGCATGTACATATGGTGACACTAAAAATGTCACCGGACTTATTGCCGATGACTTAGAATGGTGGTTTCATGGGCCACAAAATTGTCACTATATGATGAAATTGCTCACTGGAGAAATATCTAGTAAGAATAATTCTTTCAAGTTTGAGCCAAGAAGTGTAGATGCTATCGATGATCTTGTGATTGTTGAAGGATGGGAAGGTGCAAAAGCTTATTGGGTACATGTTTGGACATTGAAAGATGGTATTAGTACTCAATTTAGGGAGTATTTCAATACTTGGCTTACTGTGACTGAATTGAGGCCTACCGGTTGGGTACGCTCTGCCACCACATTGTGGCAGAGCCACCCTCGAGACCTCGCGAAACGTTCACTGCCAGGGATTATGCTAGCAATTTGA